A region from the Vicia villosa cultivar HV-30 ecotype Madison, WI linkage group LG3, Vvil1.0, whole genome shotgun sequence genome encodes:
- the LOC131593200 gene encoding putative disease resistance RPP13-like protein 1, with translation MAATALVGSAFLSATVEDLLLRLASSEFIDYITSSKLNLLKLTVFETSLLTLNSVLPDAERKQFFNPAVKQWMDELYVVISDADDLIDEVGYDLMQCKVENAQPKHDFTFDYRLKFMNLRLQRFVQRIDFVGLQSVNGRVSCRMRSSSGSSSVLNESFIVGREDDQEKLMNMLLSDTGTNLDVVAIFGVGGVGKTTLAELVYNDKEVNDHFDLKMWIRVSEDFDIARIIRTLLTSVCSLTYDENDDLDYIRFELKQKLNCRRFLFVLDDLWNVGYNDWHELVAPLVNGKLGSRVIITTRQEKVAEVVHTFPIHKLEPLSDEDGWSLLSKHAFGSKVYGGSEYPDLEAIGRKIARKCLGLPLAAKTLGGHFSSTVDLKDWISILISNIWKIPDNNILPSLLLSYQCLPSHLKRCFAYCSVFPKGYSFNRKQMILLWMAEGFLEHCQDEKAPEEVGDDYFVELLSRSFIQQLKDDSEREKFVLHDLLYDLAEIVSGKSCCKLECSGIMSKKVQHLSYIQHEYDTFKKFEIFHDFESLRSFLPICIRRGLNYLSRKVVDDLLPTLRNLRVLSLSHHKNFTMLPGSIYNLLHLRYLDLSHTDIKSLPESICHLYYLQTLKLSMCLYLTELPVDIGKLINLRHLDISNSRIKKMPMQIVRLENLQTLSVFRVGKQEVGLSVRELGKFPNIQGKLYIGNLCNVINVSEACDANLKNKELIDELELCWKEEEEQLELFWEEEEEERPHDSQTQTVVLDGLQPSINLKKLIIGSYRGTSFPSWLGDSSFSNMVYLRICYCEYCVTLPSLGQLPSLIDLSIDGMSILETIGPEFYGMSGGGFNSSFQPFPSLEHLKFSYMSNWKEWHSFGGSKFPFPRLKTLKLDNCPKLEGHLPSHLPSIEKVQIHCCNQLLATLSTLQWLSSVKSLDVVKSLDIQCSDSIEWSLSESNSACLLQRLIIWNFRMMLSLPKSFMSPTCLQHLELHSIPSLLSFPDDGLPTSLQSLELHSLPSLLSFPDDGLPTSLQSLRISDCENLAFLPPETWSKYTSLVSLVLTHSCDALTSFPLNGFPMLQRLDIANCGNLQSLFISEIYSHTCWPSSLQSLDIFNCNALISLPQRMDTLIALESLHLTLQSLPCYEGASLPPNLRSIYIKIESLRTKTFATGWGLQNLSALSVLDIRGDGIVNTLLKEQLLPVSLVSLSINFLSKRKSLPGNGLRHLSSLEKLRFHSCSKLGSLPENMFPSYLKSLDFSNCPKLKSLPDKLPSSLETLKLGDCQRLGSLPKDGLPSSLKQLSISECRLLKAKYKNQKGEHWSSIAHIPVIEIDDELTI, from the coding sequence ATGGCCGCAACAGCATTGGTAGGAAGCGCTTTTCTCTCCGCGACAGTTGAAGATTTACTACTCAGACTCGCTTCATCAGAGTTCATCGATTACATCACAAGCAGCAAATTgaatctcctcaaactcaccGTCTTCGAAACATCGCTTCTCACTCTCAATTCAGTTCTTCCCGATGCAGAGCGGAAACAGTTCTTCAATCCCGCAGTCAAACAATGGATGGATGAATTGTACGTCGTGATCTCAGATGCTGATGATTTGATCGATGAAGTCGGTTACGATTTGATGCAATGCAAGGTAGAGAACGCTCAACCTAAACACGATTTTACATTTGATTATAGATTGAAATTTATGAATCTAAGGCTACAACGTTTTGTTCAAAGGATAGATTTCGTTGGTTTGCAATCTGTGAATGGTAGGGTTTCTTGTAGAATGCGTTCGAGTTCGGGGTCGAGTTCAGTGTTAAATGAATCTTTCATAGTTGGTAGGGAGGACGATCAAGAGAAATTGATGAATATGTTGTTGTCGGATACTGGCACGAACCTAGATGTTGTTGCAATTTTTGGTGTTGGAGGGGTTGGTAAAACTACACTTGCTGAACTAGTTTACAATGATAAAGAAGTTAATGATCATTTTGATTTGAAAATGTGGATTCGTGTGTCGGAAGATTTTGATATTGCGAGAATAATAAGAACTCTTCTTACATCTGTATGTTCATTAACTTATGACGAGAACGACGATCTTGATTATATTCGATTTGAGTTAAAGCAGAAGTTGAATTGTAgaagatttttatttgttttggatGACCTATGGAATGTTGGTTATAATGATTGGCATGAGTTGGTAGCTCCTTTGGTTAATGGAAAATTGGGAAGCAGGGTGATCATCACGACGCGTCAAGAAAAAGTTGCAGAGGTTGTGCATACATTTCCAATTCATAAATTAGAACCTTTGTCAGACGAAGACGGTTGGTCTTTACTTTCCAAGCATGCATTTGGAAGTAAAGTTTATGGTGGCAGTGAATACCCAGATCTTGAAGCAATTGGTAGGAAAATTGCAAGAAAGTGTCTAGGATTGCCACTAGCTGCCAAAACACTTGGTGGACATTTTTCTTCAACTGTAGATTTAAAGGACTGGATTTCAATTTTGATTAGCAACATATGGAAGATACCAGATAATAATATTCTTCCATCTTTGCTTTTGAGTTATCAATGTCTTCCCTCTCATTTGAAAAGATGTTTTGCCTATTGCTCAGTTTTTCCGAAGGGTTATTCCTTTAATAGGAAGCAGATGATTTTGTTGTGGATGGCAGAAGGCTTCCTTGAACATTGTCAGGATGAAAAAGCACCAGAAGAAGTAGGTGATGACTACTTTGTTGAATTGTTATCGAGATCCTTCATTCAACAGTTGAAAGATGACAGTGAGAGAGAAAAGTTTGTTCTGCATGACCTTCTTTATGATTTAGCCGAGATTGTATCTGGGAAAAGTTGTTGCAAGCTCGAATGCAGTGGCATCATGTCAAAAAAGGTTCAACATTTGTCATATATTCAACACGAGTATGACACTTTCAAGAAGTTTGAGATTTTCCACGATTTTGAAAGCTTGCGAAGCTTCTTGCCTATTTGCATTCGCCGGGGTTTGAATTACTTATCGAGAAAGGTGGTGGATGATTTGCTGCCGACACTCAGAAATTTGCGCGTGCTATCGTTATCACATCACAAAAACTTCACCATGTTACCAGGTTCTATTTATAATTTGTTGCATTTGCGGTATCTCGACCTCTCTCACACTGATATCAAAAGCCTGCCTGAATCAATATGTCACCTGTACTATTTGCAAACCTTAAAGTTATCAATGTGCTTATATCTCACTGAATTGCCGGTAGACATCGGAAAGCTAATTAATTTACGCCACCTTGATATCAGTAACTCTCGCATTAAAAAGATGCCAATGCAAATTGTTCGATTGGAAAATCTTCAGACTCTATCTGTTTTCAGAGTGGGCAAGCAAGAAGTTGGGTTAAGTGTGAGAGAACTTGGGAAGTTTCCTAACATTCAGGGAAAACTTTACATTGGAAATCTGTGTAATGTCATCAATGTCAGTGAAGCATGTGATGCCAACTTGAAGAATAAAGAACTCATTGATGAGTTAGAGTTATgttggaaagaagaagaagaacagttAGAGTTATtttgggaagaagaagaagaagaacgacCACATGATTCACAAACACAAACAGTTGTGCTTGATGGGTTGCAACCATCAATAAACTTGAAGAAATTGATCATTGGCAGTTATCGCGGGACAAGTTTTCCAAGTTGGTTGGGAGATTCTTCATTTTCTAACATGGTGTACTTGCGCATATGTTATTGTGAATATTGTGTCACACTTCCATCATTAGGGCAACTACCTTCTCTCATAGATCTAAGTATAGATGGTATGTCGATATTGGAGACAATTGGTCCAGAGTTCTATGGCATGTCAGGTGGAGGTTTTAATTCTTCGTTCCAACCATTTCCATCCCTTGAGCATCTAAAATTTTCCTACATGTCTAATTGGAAGGAATGGCATTCCTTCGGAGGCAGTAAGTTTCCGTTTCCTCGTCTTAAAACTCTGAAGTTAGATAATTGTCCTAAACTGGAGGGACATTTGCCTAGTCATCTTCCTTCCATAGAGAAAGTTCAAATTCATTGCTGTAATCAGTTGTTGGCTACACTATCTACTTTGCAATGGCTTTCCTCGGTAAAATCTTTAGATGTGGTAAAATCTTTAGACATTCAATGTTCAGACTCCATCGAATGGTCGTTGTCTGAAAGTAATTCTGCATGTCTTCTGCAGCGGCTAATAATATGGAACTTCAGGATGATGTTGTCTCTACCTAAATCGTTTATGAGCCCTACTTGTCTTCAACACTTAGAACTCCATTCAATTCCATCTCTCTTGTCATTTCCGGATGATGGTCTACCCACTTCTCTACAATCACTAGAACTTCATTCACTTCCATCTCTCTTGTCATTTCCGGATGATGGTCTACCCACTTCTCTACAATCACTACGAATTTCTGACTGTGAAAATTTAGCATTCTTGCCTCCTGAAACATGGAGCAAGTACACATCACTTGTGTCTTTGGTGTTAACGCATTCATGTGATGCACTTACCTCCTTCCCACTGAATGGTTTCCCTATGCTCCAAAGGCTTGATATTGCAAACTGTGGAAATCTGCAATCCCTTTTTATTTCAGAAATTTATTCCCATACCTGTTGGCCGTCATCCCTCCAGTCACTTGATATTTTCAACTGTAATGCACTTATATCACTTCCTCAACGGATGGACACCCTCATTGCTCTTGAAAGCTTGCATCTCACATTACAATCATTGCCATGCTACGAAGGAGCTAGCCTCCCTCCCAACTTACGATCAATTTACATTAAAATTGAATCCTTGAGAACAAAAACGTTTGCAACCGGATGGGGTCTCCAAAACCTTAGTGCTCTGTCTGTTTTGGATATCAGAGGTGATGGTATTGTTAACACCTTGTTGAAGGAGCAGTTGCTGCCGGTTTCTCTCGTGTCTCTGTCAATAAATTTTCTCTCTAAAAGGAAATCCTTACCAGGAAATGGACTTCGACACCTCTCCTCCCTTGAAAAGCTTAGATTTCATAGTTGTTCAAAGCTTGGCTCATTGCCAGAAAACATGTTTCCTTCCTATCTGAaatcacttgatttttcaaattgCCCAAAACTTAAGTCCTTGCCGGACAAGTTACCTTCCTCTTTGGAAACACTGAAGCTGGGGGATTGTCAAAGACTTGGGTCATTGCCGAAAGACGGTCTTCCTTCTTCTCTTAAGCAACTGAGCATTAGTGAGTGTCGTCTGTTAAAAGCAAAGTATAAAAATCAGAAGGGGGAACATTGGTCCAGCATTGCTCACATCCCTGTCATAGAAATAGATGATGAATTGACAATATGA
- the LOC131659652 gene encoding uncharacterized protein LOC131659652 produces the protein MRLIRDLSNYVGAEDIIHVPLVEDVTEDRLVWKEETNGQYSVRSGYRVWKNSKKSHNPENGVEDWNDLWYILAPPRVKHLLWRICKGCLPFRARLSQRQVPCPTNCHFCGLTEEDDRHIFFVCSETNSCWRAAGLFDIVAPLLHRHNDIKSLILYVCSKVDRKVAGLFACMIEMLWQNRNDFIWNNEKEEASRLWWLAFHKWQEWFLAQNSQVNEAAPYQSSLDFASFWLVQVQRRRGF, from the coding sequence ATGAGGTTGATCCGAGATTTGTCTAATTATGTAGGAGCGGAAGATATAATTCATGTTCCGTTGGTGGAGGATGTTACTGAAGATAGATTGGTGTGGAAGGAAGAAACAAATGGTCAATATAGCGTTCGTTCAGGTTACCGTGTTTGGAAGAATAGTAAGAAGTCTCATAACCCGGAGAATGGTGTGGAAGATTGGAACGATTTATGGTATATTCTCGCTCCCCCTCGAGTAAAACATCTTCTTTGGCGGATTTGTAAGGGTTGTTTGCCTTTCCGGGCCCGTCTAAGTCAACGTCAAGTTCCTTGTCCTACAAATTGTCATTTTTGTGGCTTAACGGAGGAGGATGATCGGCATATATTTTTTGTGTGTTCGGAAACTAACTCTTGTTGGAGGGCTGCAGGTTTGTTTGATATTGTTGCACCTCTTCTTCACCGCCATAATGATATTAAATCCCTTATTTTGTATGTGTGTAGTAAGGTGGATAGGAAGGTGGCCGGGCTGTTTGCGTGTATGATTGAGATGTTATGGCAGAATAGAAATGACTTCATTTGGAACAATGAGAAGGAGGAGGCGTCTAGGCTTTGGTGGTTAGCCTTTCATAAGTGGCAAGAATGGTTTTTGGCTCAAAATTCTCAAGTTAACGAGGCTGCCCCCTATCAATCATCATTGGATTTCGCCTCCTTCTGGTTGGTTCAAGTGCAACGTCGACGCGGGTTTTAA